Genomic segment of Triticum urartu cultivar G1812 unplaced genomic scaffold, Tu2.1 TuUngrouped_contig_3802, whole genome shotgun sequence:
AGGCTAGGAAGACTGTGACATGAAAGCTGTATAGATTTCCACAAAAAACTtcagaaaaaacagaaaaaagttACCCAGGAAACTTAAATAAAAAAGGATAATCTCAAGAAACAAAAAATGAACTATGTGCCTGTACCCACATTCCAGGATTGTTAGGACTGTTGAGCTGGTATGAATCCCCATGCAGGGAATCTAGCACTATATATCAAAGTAACCAGACAAAGCAACCTTGTCCGCTATCTTCCTCCATCAGATAGACATTTAGCATTACTGGCAATCCCATGAGGATAGCGCTAGCTTAAGATAAATAAACTTCCATAAAGAGAAAAGAGCATAGAAGCACAGTTCTAGACCATTGCCGATCTAATTTTCCAGCATTGAGATTAATGAGCTCAGCATTTCTTCATCATGTTGAAAATTTACTTATGCATTCCATTCTTTTGCTGATATGTATGCAAGCAAATGCAAATGTCCTATTATGTTAAACAAATATGAAGGTTTGAAGCAGACAAGGGGAGCCAAATCTGAACTGAAAACTACAAACAGACTACAAACACAGATTACCATTCTGTAATTCCAGCTCCCTTTCCTTCTCATAAGAAATATGTTTCATCAACACCATCTACTACGTGGCTGTATGGCTGTCAGGATGGTCACCGTTTCTACATGCAGACTCGTCGGCTTTATCAGTGTTAAGCTATTGCTACACCATTGACAAAATTAAGTAACTGCTCCATGTTGAAGGAGATGCAAAGGAAATAACATGCAAATGCAACCATTTCAGAATGGTAACTCTCACGAGAAGATAAATTCACAGTGTATCTCAGTTTCGGCACATCGAACGCTGCAAAGATAAAATGGTTCTCGGTATACATACTTTATAGGCACTAGAGTCTGGAACGCTGCAGGTGTTGGAGATTGGCCAGTTAACTCGACCAGTCGTCTTACCGGAGGTGTTGGAGATGATGGCAGTGGGCAGCGGCCCACAGCTTTGGAGTGGGCAGAGCCAACAACAATCACCACACAAGTTACATAAAGACAACGAGACAAGTGGTCCAACTCTCAAAACTACAAATATCGCATTTTATTTCAGTGCTATAGTATTATAGTAATGTGTTCAGCACAAGCAGAGACTGATATGAGCAAGCACACAGTACATACTGCACAGGACAGACACCTGCAGACGACCGACGATGCAGACCATAACATAAACCCTGGATGATTGCGTGATGACTGGTGAAGAGTGACACTGGCCTATTAAGAAAAAAGGACCGCTAATTCAGGTTCACTTTAGGTTCTTGTTAAACCAGTCGATCATGTCTGACAGGGCTTCCTCAGCACTCTTCACAGCACCTGCGTCTTCACTTTTGTATCTCACAGTCCATCCATGAGAAACCCCAGGGAAAATCTTGACAAAGTGAGCAATCTGTAGGTTCATAAAAGACCATATCAGGATGAGGACGGATGAAAGATTTTGAGCTCCAGTTCTGCAACAATATCGTACCGATAATGTGTGTCTCCAATTTACCTACTTTCTACTGTACTTTCTGGTTGCTTTTTCTCAATCTGtaacatgtactccctccgttccaaattactcgtcgcagaaatgaatgtatctagaactaaaatacatctagatacatccatacctgcgacaagtaattcggaacggagggagtatttcctAATTCTTCATGATACTACACTTTCGGGTGAATATAAAGATAATACCTTCTTACTTCGAAGAAACTAGTCATTCACATGGATAATAACTAGTACTATAAAATGCTGGTAAGTCCAGTGACTCATAAAGTACTCCTTCCGTTCCAAactactcgtcgtggttttagtacaaatttgaactaaaaccacgacgagtaatttggaacggagggagtaaaatATTGCATAAAGCTAGTTGGCCCTTATTTAAAAGAAAAGATGATTGTCCGCTCCTCTGATGTCAAAAGCTAATTAGAATGGGAGGAAGTAGCAACACATTATGCTGGAACAGTCAAACAGTATACTAATCAGATACAGCTTGGCACTGAGCCATTTTCAAATTTGACAACTTAGTTATATCACATATTCCATACCTAGATAACATCATAGTTGATTTGAAGAACTGGTTGCCCGAAATGAGAACTTACCCCAGAGTTAGAAGAGGATAGAACCTGCTCGAACTGCTTGACCAATTCTGGTGGGGATGTTTTGTCAGTTTCAGCTCCAAGTATAGCGATGGGGCATTTCACCTCTGAAATATAGCACATGTCATAGAGTAAGAATCTGAAGCCTTTCAAATGGAACAATGTTAAGTATGTATCTTGAATTCTCGAGGAAGATATCTTACCTTCGATATCGTCAACAGTAACAAAAGAAGGGTGTGACATAACAGCTGCCTGTATCTCATTAGCTTTCGCTAACTCTGCAACTCCCTTTGCTGATATGTAAGGAAAAGAAGCATAATGCTTAGCAGGTTAAACCTTATAATTTGGGTTCAGATGTAATAAAACAAAACTGTGCTTACCACCCCAACAATAACCTGCAGCCCCAACAGTAGATACTCCTTGTTCTTTTAGAGCAGCAATAACAGGTTTTGCCTCTTCAAATGCTTTTCCCTGTATAAAGGAACAATTCATTCgtttatactccctctgtccggaaaTACTTGCCAGAGAACTAACTTCAGAAACAGGCAAATCAACTCCATTTAAAAAAAATAAGTGTGTCTTCACCCTCAGGCAACAGCTACACAGGGGCCTACATATATTCTTACAAATTCATAGCATGCTTTCATATACATGTTGTTAGGTTTGGATATTGGTTTTACCATCACTTCTCACCCTTGGTTACTTAGTTAACAGTGTGTGAATCAAAGTACCAAGGCCAGCAACCTCATGCGATGGAAACTGGAAAGCTTTTGGAACATATACCTTAATAAACATAAACTAAAGCAAAGGTGACCTGAACATTTACAAGAAAATAAAAGGAACAAGGTTTGCGGGAATCAGGAGACAACAAACCGGAGCATGTTCTTTTAACCACACTTGTATCGGCCTGTCAGCGTTTTCAGGTACATATGGATCCCCATGTAAGAAATCTGGCACCACAACAAAATATCCAGACGAAGCAACTTTATCGGTTATCTTCCTTCATGGGGAAAGAAACTACATCAGAACTCCATCATAGCTAACACTTGTTGGTTGTGACAAACTAAAGTAGAGGTCATAGTTCATCATAAAACAAAAAGTCCACTAAGAGCTCTTCAAGGTTTAATAGCCAGGCCAAAATCTCAGCCATAAAATCTCACCAAGAATTACTCCTTATTAGACGAAGGCCTCCGAGGACTAAAATTGCCAAGTTCTGAACAATATGCATGACACAAAAACGG
This window contains:
- the LOC125527412 gene encoding endo-1,3;1,4-beta-D-glucanase-like isoform X2, yielding MASPQCCADPPTLDPAGGEGRVVDSFGGITAYVAGARESKAAVILVSDIFGFEAPNLRKITDKVASSGYFVVVPDFLHGDPYVPENADRPIQVWLKEHAPGKAFEEAKPVIAALKEQGVSTVGAAGYCWGAKGVAELAKANEIQAAVMSHPSFVTVDDIEEVKCPIAILGAETDKTSPPELVKQFEQVLSSSNSGIAHFVKIFPGVSHGWTVRYKSEDAGAVKSAEEALSDMIDWFNKNLK
- the LOC125527412 gene encoding endo-1,3;1,4-beta-D-glucanase-like isoform X1; the protein is MASPQCCADPPTLDPAGGEGRVVDSFGGITAYVAGARESKAAVILVSDIFGFEAPNLRKITDKVASSGYFVVVPDFLHGDPYVPENADRPIQVWLKEHAPGKAFEEAKPVIAALKEQGVSTVGAAGYCWGAKGVAELAKANEIQAAVMSHPSFVTVDDIEEVKCPIAILGAETDKTSPPELVKQFEQVLSSSNSGIAHFVKIFPGVSHGWTVRYKSEDAAAVKSAEEALADMVDWFNKNLK